In Beggiatoa leptomitoformis, the genomic window GCGATGGCACAAGAAAAAGTCATTATTCTTTCCACCCATATTTTAGAAGAAGTGGATGCCGTGTGCAGTCGAGCGGTGATTATTGCACGCGGTAAAATTCTGGCTGATGGCGTGCCTGAAGCATTAGAAGCGAAATCCCGTTATCACAATGCAATAACCCTAACTTTGCAAAAAAATCAATTACAAGCGGACACTGTGCGCAATCTATTATTGAGCATCGCCACCGTAAAAACCCTAGAACCCCTTGCGGAAACCGACAGCGTTTTAAGCTACCAACTGTTTCCTAAAGACAATCAAACTATTCTTGCCGATGTAAGCCATAAAGTCCGTGAACAACAATGGATTGTGGAAGAAATGCACGCAGAAAAAGGGCGATTAGACGAAGTATTCCGCCAAATCACCACCGTTACGAATCAATAGGAGGCTTGCATGTTATCTACTTTGCAGGTGGTCTTTAAACGCGAATTTAACAGCTATTTTGCGACACCCATTGCGTATATTTTTATCATCATATTCTTATTTTTAAGTGGTGTTTTCACCTTCTATCTGGGCAATTTTTTTGCACGTGGACAAGCCGATTTACAACCCTTTTTCATGTTTCATCCTTGGTTGTATTTATTTCTTATTCCAGCACTTGCCATGCGTTTATGGGCAGAAGAACGCAAAAGTGGCAATATTGAATTATTGCTAACATTACCAATCACAATTACCGAAGCAGTGTTAGGAAAATTCTTTGCAGCATGGGCATTTACGGGAATTACCCTGTGCTTAACTTTTCCATTTTGGCTGACGGTTAATTACTTAGGTAGCCCCGATAATGGTGTAATTCTCGCCAGTTATTTCGGCAGTTTTTTAATGGCAGGGGCATTTTTAGCCATTGGCTCTTGTAT contains:
- a CDS encoding ABC transporter permease subunit, which produces MLSTLQVVFKREFNSYFATPIAYIFIIIFLFLSGVFTFYLGNFFARGQADLQPFFMFHPWLYLFLIPALAMRLWAEERKSGNIELLLTLPITITEAVLGKFFAAWAFTGITLCLTFPFWLTVNYLGSPDNGVILASYFGSFLMAGAFLAIGSCMSALTKNQVVAFILTAVVCLAFILSGFPMVLDFFNGWAPQIIVETISAFSFLTHFDTISKGIVDIRGLIYFSSLIVFWLFATATLIEMKKAD